In a genomic window of Pangasianodon hypophthalmus isolate fPanHyp1 chromosome 1, fPanHyp1.pri, whole genome shotgun sequence:
- the rbbp8 gene encoding DNA endonuclease RBBP8 isoform X6: MSSAQCSDEVCTPGSSTRAAESTELFQDLLERLRECHDNAVQGLQLKVNKLKKERCFDAQRLEEFYNKNQHLREQQRTLQESIKVLKERLQSGPCDRCRETEKQMKKTQAVFENLPLLNELQSERNMLKEENRKLSLQLEQLRGQLFAQTSVSEPEEGMIPDSPKQPLSFPVVNKMKRKRDQSHVRYAEKLLSQPLPDPQKRELATFLSCHAGAVLVPETCDMDVTSITKCNTKIHDRTVVAESCHIDLNSEQMPETDVNSQNFLSDPKHKAKNFTSCPGDEEQNMGKNHDRPKSSEKQSSKHIEQEPCKRRSWETERAMPDAPCTSPCTPCESPLLSQNCSPNDESWSMDPGAALSQYDTSILPQPEPKIQAETVDLDCTYVSHSLLVTHQKQTELDQTNSITGIGQKANDSLANIFDTTGNEDYESCPQDEMSALEKEEECEKQKEDMKQDEQMEEAKFMDEEKPNGDSAESAKNKSVACVVVVRKKAERRKLQGHTCKECEIYYADLPEEERQKKLSSCSRHRFHYIPPSTPENFWDVGFPSTQTCIERGYIKEDNQADPRLRRRKPYLATFSPKAL; this comes from the exons ATGAGCAGTGCTCAGTGTAGTGATGAAGTGTGCACTCCGGGTAGCAGCACGAGAGCCGCCGAGAGCACAGAGCTGTTCCAAGACCTGCTGGAGCGTCTCAGAGAGTGCCATGATAATGCAGTGCAAG gACTGCAGTTAAAAGTCAATAAACTGAAGAAGGAGCGTTGTTT TGATGCGCAAAGACTGGAGGAGTTTTATAACAAGAATCAGCATTTACGTGAGCAACAGAGAACACTGCAGGAATCCATCAAAGTCCTGAAAGAAAG ATTACAATCTGGACCTTGTGATCGctgcagagaaacagaaaagcagatgaaaaaaacacaagctgtGTTTGAAAATCTCCCACTCCTCAATGAACTCC AGTCTGAGAGAAATATGCTTAAAGAAGAGAACAGGAAGCTCAGTCTTCAGCTAGAGCAATTACGTGGACAACT TTTTGCGCAGACCTCAGTCTCAGAGCCAGAGGAAGGCATGATCCCAGATTCACCAAAGCAGCCACTGTCCTTTCCTGTAGTCAACAAGATGAAGCGCAAGAGAGATCAGAGCCACGTTCGCTATGCTGAAAAACTGCTTTCTCAGCCACTACCTG ACCCCCAGAAAAGAGAGCTGGCTACATTCTTGTCCTGCCATGCTGGAGCTGTGCTTGTTCCAGAGACATGTGATATGGATGTAACAAGTATTACAA AGTGCAATACCAAGATTCATGACAGAACTGTGGTTGCAGAAAGTTGTCATATCGACCTAAATTCTGAGCAG ATGCCTGAGACGGATGTAAACTCTCAGAACTTTCTCAGTGACCCTAAGCACAAGGCAAAGAATTTCACTAG TTGTCCGGGGGACGAAGAGCAGAATATGGGGAAGAATCATGACAGGCCAAAGTCTTCAGAGAAACAGTCTAGCAAGCACATTGAGCAG GAACCATGCAAAAGAAGAAGCTGGGAGACAGAACGGGCCATGCCTGATGCCCCATGTACGAGTCCATGTACTCCATGTGAGAGTCCTTTGTTGAGCCAGAATTGTAGTCCAAATG ATGAGAGCTGGAGCATGGACCCAGGTGCCGCTCTGTCCCAATATGACACAAGTATCCTTCCTCAACCAGAG CCCAAAATACAGGCAGAGACTGTAGACCTGGACTGCACATACGTGAGTCATAGTTTGCTAGTAACTCACCAAAAGCAGACTGAATTGGACCAGACAAACAGCATCACAG GAATAGGGCAGAAGGCTAATGACAGCTTAGCAAATATCTTTGATACCACTGGGAATGAAGATTATGAGTCCTGCCCTCAGGATGAGATGAGTGCCttggagaaggaggaggaatgTGAAAAACAGAAGGAGGACATGAAACAAGATGAACAGATGGAGGAAGCAAAGTTTATGGATG aagagaaacCCAATGGAGATTCTGCTGAGAG TGCTAAGAACAAGTCTGTTGCTTGTGTGGTAGTTGTACGCAAGAAAGCTGAACGAAGAAAACTTCAGGGCCACACATGCAAAGAATGTGAGATT TATTATGCAGACCTCCcggaggaagagagacagaagaaactGTCGTCCTGCTCACGGCATCGTTTTCATTACATTCCCCCTTCCACCCCAGAGAACTTCTGGGACGTGGGCTTCCCTTCTACACAGACTTGCATAGAAAGAG GATACATCAAAGAGGACAACCAGGCAGATCCACGTTTGAGGAGGAGGAAACCTTACCTTGCTACATTCTCACCAAAAGCATTGTAG
- the rbbp8 gene encoding DNA endonuclease RBBP8 isoform X4 yields MSSAQCSDEVCTPGSSTRAAESTELFQDLLERLRECHDNAVQGLQLKVNKLKKERCFDAQRLEEFYNKNQHLREQQRTLQESIKVLKERLQSGPCDRCRETEKQMKKTQAVFENLPLLNELQSERNMLKEENRKLSLQLEQLRGQLCMFSFAQTSVSEPEEGMIPDSPKQPLSFPVVNKMKRKRDQSHVRYAEKLLSQPLPDPQKRELATFLSCHAGAVLVPETCDMDVTSITKCNTKIHDRTVVAESCHIDLNSEQMPETDVNSQNFLSDPKHKAKNFTSCPGDEEQNMGKNHDRPKSSEKQSSKHIEQEPCKRRSWETERAMPDAPCTSPCTPCESPLLSQNCSPNDESWSMDPGAALSQYDTSILPQPEPKIQAETVDLDCTYVSHSLLVTHQKQTELDQTNSITGIGQKANDSLANIFDTTGNEDYESCPQDEMSALEKEEECEKQKEDMKQDEQMEEAKFMDGYCGGSGAYPRNIGHEEGIHPGWDASPLQGTMYTNIHIHIPT; encoded by the exons ATGAGCAGTGCTCAGTGTAGTGATGAAGTGTGCACTCCGGGTAGCAGCACGAGAGCCGCCGAGAGCACAGAGCTGTTCCAAGACCTGCTGGAGCGTCTCAGAGAGTGCCATGATAATGCAGTGCAAG gACTGCAGTTAAAAGTCAATAAACTGAAGAAGGAGCGTTGTTT TGATGCGCAAAGACTGGAGGAGTTTTATAACAAGAATCAGCATTTACGTGAGCAACAGAGAACACTGCAGGAATCCATCAAAGTCCTGAAAGAAAG ATTACAATCTGGACCTTGTGATCGctgcagagaaacagaaaagcagatgaaaaaaacacaagctgtGTTTGAAAATCTCCCACTCCTCAATGAACTCC AGTCTGAGAGAAATATGCTTAAAGAAGAGAACAGGAAGCTCAGTCTTCAGCTAGAGCAATTACGTGGACAACT CTGCATGTTTAGTTTTGCGCAGACCTCAGTCTCAGAGCCAGAGGAAGGCATGATCCCAGATTCACCAAAGCAGCCACTGTCCTTTCCTGTAGTCAACAAGATGAAGCGCAAGAGAGATCAGAGCCACGTTCGCTATGCTGAAAAACTGCTTTCTCAGCCACTACCTG ACCCCCAGAAAAGAGAGCTGGCTACATTCTTGTCCTGCCATGCTGGAGCTGTGCTTGTTCCAGAGACATGTGATATGGATGTAACAAGTATTACAA AGTGCAATACCAAGATTCATGACAGAACTGTGGTTGCAGAAAGTTGTCATATCGACCTAAATTCTGAGCAG ATGCCTGAGACGGATGTAAACTCTCAGAACTTTCTCAGTGACCCTAAGCACAAGGCAAAGAATTTCACTAG TTGTCCGGGGGACGAAGAGCAGAATATGGGGAAGAATCATGACAGGCCAAAGTCTTCAGAGAAACAGTCTAGCAAGCACATTGAGCAG GAACCATGCAAAAGAAGAAGCTGGGAGACAGAACGGGCCATGCCTGATGCCCCATGTACGAGTCCATGTACTCCATGTGAGAGTCCTTTGTTGAGCCAGAATTGTAGTCCAAATG ATGAGAGCTGGAGCATGGACCCAGGTGCCGCTCTGTCCCAATATGACACAAGTATCCTTCCTCAACCAGAG CCCAAAATACAGGCAGAGACTGTAGACCTGGACTGCACATACGTGAGTCATAGTTTGCTAGTAACTCACCAAAAGCAGACTGAATTGGACCAGACAAACAGCATCACAG GAATAGGGCAGAAGGCTAATGACAGCTTAGCAAATATCTTTGATACCACTGGGAATGAAGATTATGAGTCCTGCCCTCAGGATGAGATGAGTGCCttggagaaggaggaggaatgTGAAAAACAGAAGGAGGACATGAAACAAGATGAACAGATGGAGGAAGCAAAGTTTATGGATG ggtattgtggtggatctggagcttatcccaggaacattggGCATGAggaaggaatacaccctggatgggatgccagtccactgcagggaaccatgtacacaaacattcacatacacattcCCACCTAG
- the rbbp8 gene encoding DNA endonuclease RBBP8 isoform X2 has translation MSSAQCSDEVCTPGSSTRAAESTELFQDLLERLRECHDNAVQGLQLKVNKLKKERCFDAQRLEEFYNKNQHLREQQRTLQESIKVLKERLQSGPCDRCRETEKQMKKTQAVFENLPLLNELQSERNMLKEENRKLSLQLEQLRGQLCMFSFAQTSVSEPEEGMIPDSPKQPLSFPVVNKMKRKRDQSHVRYAEKLLSQPLPDPQKRELATFLSCHAGAVLVPETCDMDVTSITKCNTKIHDRTVVAESCHIDLNSEQMPETDVNSQNFLSDPKHKAKNFTSCPGDEEQNMGKNHDRPKSSEKQSSKHIEQEPCKRRSWETERAMPDAPCTSPCTPCESPLLSQNCSPNDESWSMDPGAALSQYDTSILPQPEPKIQAETVDLDCTYVSHSLLVTHQKQTELDQTNSITGIGQKANDSLANIFDTTGNEDYESCPQDEMSALEKEEECEKQKEDMKQDEQMEEAKFMDEEKPNGDSAESAKNKSVACVVVVRKKAERRKLQGHTCKECEIYYADLPEEERQKKLSSCSRHRFHYIPPSTPENFWDVGFPSTQTCIERGYIKEDNQADPRLRRRKPYLATFSPKAL, from the exons ATGAGCAGTGCTCAGTGTAGTGATGAAGTGTGCACTCCGGGTAGCAGCACGAGAGCCGCCGAGAGCACAGAGCTGTTCCAAGACCTGCTGGAGCGTCTCAGAGAGTGCCATGATAATGCAGTGCAAG gACTGCAGTTAAAAGTCAATAAACTGAAGAAGGAGCGTTGTTT TGATGCGCAAAGACTGGAGGAGTTTTATAACAAGAATCAGCATTTACGTGAGCAACAGAGAACACTGCAGGAATCCATCAAAGTCCTGAAAGAAAG ATTACAATCTGGACCTTGTGATCGctgcagagaaacagaaaagcagatgaaaaaaacacaagctgtGTTTGAAAATCTCCCACTCCTCAATGAACTCC AGTCTGAGAGAAATATGCTTAAAGAAGAGAACAGGAAGCTCAGTCTTCAGCTAGAGCAATTACGTGGACAACT CTGCATGTTTAGTTTTGCGCAGACCTCAGTCTCAGAGCCAGAGGAAGGCATGATCCCAGATTCACCAAAGCAGCCACTGTCCTTTCCTGTAGTCAACAAGATGAAGCGCAAGAGAGATCAGAGCCACGTTCGCTATGCTGAAAAACTGCTTTCTCAGCCACTACCTG ACCCCCAGAAAAGAGAGCTGGCTACATTCTTGTCCTGCCATGCTGGAGCTGTGCTTGTTCCAGAGACATGTGATATGGATGTAACAAGTATTACAA AGTGCAATACCAAGATTCATGACAGAACTGTGGTTGCAGAAAGTTGTCATATCGACCTAAATTCTGAGCAG ATGCCTGAGACGGATGTAAACTCTCAGAACTTTCTCAGTGACCCTAAGCACAAGGCAAAGAATTTCACTAG TTGTCCGGGGGACGAAGAGCAGAATATGGGGAAGAATCATGACAGGCCAAAGTCTTCAGAGAAACAGTCTAGCAAGCACATTGAGCAG GAACCATGCAAAAGAAGAAGCTGGGAGACAGAACGGGCCATGCCTGATGCCCCATGTACGAGTCCATGTACTCCATGTGAGAGTCCTTTGTTGAGCCAGAATTGTAGTCCAAATG ATGAGAGCTGGAGCATGGACCCAGGTGCCGCTCTGTCCCAATATGACACAAGTATCCTTCCTCAACCAGAG CCCAAAATACAGGCAGAGACTGTAGACCTGGACTGCACATACGTGAGTCATAGTTTGCTAGTAACTCACCAAAAGCAGACTGAATTGGACCAGACAAACAGCATCACAG GAATAGGGCAGAAGGCTAATGACAGCTTAGCAAATATCTTTGATACCACTGGGAATGAAGATTATGAGTCCTGCCCTCAGGATGAGATGAGTGCCttggagaaggaggaggaatgTGAAAAACAGAAGGAGGACATGAAACAAGATGAACAGATGGAGGAAGCAAAGTTTATGGATG aagagaaacCCAATGGAGATTCTGCTGAGAG TGCTAAGAACAAGTCTGTTGCTTGTGTGGTAGTTGTACGCAAGAAAGCTGAACGAAGAAAACTTCAGGGCCACACATGCAAAGAATGTGAGATT TATTATGCAGACCTCCcggaggaagagagacagaagaaactGTCGTCCTGCTCACGGCATCGTTTTCATTACATTCCCCCTTCCACCCCAGAGAACTTCTGGGACGTGGGCTTCCCTTCTACACAGACTTGCATAGAAAGAG GATACATCAAAGAGGACAACCAGGCAGATCCACGTTTGAGGAGGAGGAAACCTTACCTTGCTACATTCTCACCAAAAGCATTGTAG
- the rbbp8 gene encoding DNA endonuclease RBBP8 isoform X1 has product MSSAQCSDEVCTPGSSTRAAESTELFQDLLERLRECHDNAVQGLQLKVNKLKKERCFDAQRLEEFYNKNQHLREQQRTLQESIKVLKERLQSGPCDRCRETEKQMKKTQAVFENLPLLNELQSERNMLKEENRKLSLQLEQLRGQLCMFSFAQTSVSEPEEGMIPDSPKQPLSFPVVNKMKRKRDQSHVRYAEKLLSQPLPDPQKRELATFLSCHAGAVLVPETCDMDVTSITKCNTKIHDRTVVAESCHIDLNSEQMPETDVNSQNFLSDPKHKAKNFTSCPGDEEQNMGKNHDRPKSSEKQSSKHIEQEPCKRRSWETERAMPDAPCTSPCTPCESPLLSQNCSPNDESWSMDPGAALSQYDTSILPQPEPKIQAETVDLDCTYVSHSLLVTHQKQTELDQTNSITGIGQKANDSLANIFDTTGNEDYESCPQDEMSALEKEEECEKQKEDMKQDEQMEEAKFMDEEEKPNGDSAESAKNKSVACVVVVRKKAERRKLQGHTCKECEIYYADLPEEERQKKLSSCSRHRFHYIPPSTPENFWDVGFPSTQTCIERGYIKEDNQADPRLRRRKPYLATFSPKAL; this is encoded by the exons ATGAGCAGTGCTCAGTGTAGTGATGAAGTGTGCACTCCGGGTAGCAGCACGAGAGCCGCCGAGAGCACAGAGCTGTTCCAAGACCTGCTGGAGCGTCTCAGAGAGTGCCATGATAATGCAGTGCAAG gACTGCAGTTAAAAGTCAATAAACTGAAGAAGGAGCGTTGTTT TGATGCGCAAAGACTGGAGGAGTTTTATAACAAGAATCAGCATTTACGTGAGCAACAGAGAACACTGCAGGAATCCATCAAAGTCCTGAAAGAAAG ATTACAATCTGGACCTTGTGATCGctgcagagaaacagaaaagcagatgaaaaaaacacaagctgtGTTTGAAAATCTCCCACTCCTCAATGAACTCC AGTCTGAGAGAAATATGCTTAAAGAAGAGAACAGGAAGCTCAGTCTTCAGCTAGAGCAATTACGTGGACAACT CTGCATGTTTAGTTTTGCGCAGACCTCAGTCTCAGAGCCAGAGGAAGGCATGATCCCAGATTCACCAAAGCAGCCACTGTCCTTTCCTGTAGTCAACAAGATGAAGCGCAAGAGAGATCAGAGCCACGTTCGCTATGCTGAAAAACTGCTTTCTCAGCCACTACCTG ACCCCCAGAAAAGAGAGCTGGCTACATTCTTGTCCTGCCATGCTGGAGCTGTGCTTGTTCCAGAGACATGTGATATGGATGTAACAAGTATTACAA AGTGCAATACCAAGATTCATGACAGAACTGTGGTTGCAGAAAGTTGTCATATCGACCTAAATTCTGAGCAG ATGCCTGAGACGGATGTAAACTCTCAGAACTTTCTCAGTGACCCTAAGCACAAGGCAAAGAATTTCACTAG TTGTCCGGGGGACGAAGAGCAGAATATGGGGAAGAATCATGACAGGCCAAAGTCTTCAGAGAAACAGTCTAGCAAGCACATTGAGCAG GAACCATGCAAAAGAAGAAGCTGGGAGACAGAACGGGCCATGCCTGATGCCCCATGTACGAGTCCATGTACTCCATGTGAGAGTCCTTTGTTGAGCCAGAATTGTAGTCCAAATG ATGAGAGCTGGAGCATGGACCCAGGTGCCGCTCTGTCCCAATATGACACAAGTATCCTTCCTCAACCAGAG CCCAAAATACAGGCAGAGACTGTAGACCTGGACTGCACATACGTGAGTCATAGTTTGCTAGTAACTCACCAAAAGCAGACTGAATTGGACCAGACAAACAGCATCACAG GAATAGGGCAGAAGGCTAATGACAGCTTAGCAAATATCTTTGATACCACTGGGAATGAAGATTATGAGTCCTGCCCTCAGGATGAGATGAGTGCCttggagaaggaggaggaatgTGAAAAACAGAAGGAGGACATGAAACAAGATGAACAGATGGAGGAAGCAAAGTTTATGGATG aagaagagaaacCCAATGGAGATTCTGCTGAGAG TGCTAAGAACAAGTCTGTTGCTTGTGTGGTAGTTGTACGCAAGAAAGCTGAACGAAGAAAACTTCAGGGCCACACATGCAAAGAATGTGAGATT TATTATGCAGACCTCCcggaggaagagagacagaagaaactGTCGTCCTGCTCACGGCATCGTTTTCATTACATTCCCCCTTCCACCCCAGAGAACTTCTGGGACGTGGGCTTCCCTTCTACACAGACTTGCATAGAAAGAG GATACATCAAAGAGGACAACCAGGCAGATCCACGTTTGAGGAGGAGGAAACCTTACCTTGCTACATTCTCACCAAAAGCATTGTAG
- the rbbp8 gene encoding DNA endonuclease RBBP8 isoform X3, whose amino-acid sequence MSSAQCSDEVCTPGSSTRAAESTELFQDLLERLRECHDNAVQGLQLKVNKLKKERCFDAQRLEEFYNKNQHLREQQRTLQESIKVLKERLQSGPCDRCRETEKQMKKTQAVFENLPLLNELQSERNMLKEENRKLSLQLEQLRGQLFAQTSVSEPEEGMIPDSPKQPLSFPVVNKMKRKRDQSHVRYAEKLLSQPLPDPQKRELATFLSCHAGAVLVPETCDMDVTSITKCNTKIHDRTVVAESCHIDLNSEQMPETDVNSQNFLSDPKHKAKNFTSCPGDEEQNMGKNHDRPKSSEKQSSKHIEQEPCKRRSWETERAMPDAPCTSPCTPCESPLLSQNCSPNDESWSMDPGAALSQYDTSILPQPEPKIQAETVDLDCTYVSHSLLVTHQKQTELDQTNSITGIGQKANDSLANIFDTTGNEDYESCPQDEMSALEKEEECEKQKEDMKQDEQMEEAKFMDEEEKPNGDSAESAKNKSVACVVVVRKKAERRKLQGHTCKECEIYYADLPEEERQKKLSSCSRHRFHYIPPSTPENFWDVGFPSTQTCIERGYIKEDNQADPRLRRRKPYLATFSPKAL is encoded by the exons ATGAGCAGTGCTCAGTGTAGTGATGAAGTGTGCACTCCGGGTAGCAGCACGAGAGCCGCCGAGAGCACAGAGCTGTTCCAAGACCTGCTGGAGCGTCTCAGAGAGTGCCATGATAATGCAGTGCAAG gACTGCAGTTAAAAGTCAATAAACTGAAGAAGGAGCGTTGTTT TGATGCGCAAAGACTGGAGGAGTTTTATAACAAGAATCAGCATTTACGTGAGCAACAGAGAACACTGCAGGAATCCATCAAAGTCCTGAAAGAAAG ATTACAATCTGGACCTTGTGATCGctgcagagaaacagaaaagcagatgaaaaaaacacaagctgtGTTTGAAAATCTCCCACTCCTCAATGAACTCC AGTCTGAGAGAAATATGCTTAAAGAAGAGAACAGGAAGCTCAGTCTTCAGCTAGAGCAATTACGTGGACAACT TTTTGCGCAGACCTCAGTCTCAGAGCCAGAGGAAGGCATGATCCCAGATTCACCAAAGCAGCCACTGTCCTTTCCTGTAGTCAACAAGATGAAGCGCAAGAGAGATCAGAGCCACGTTCGCTATGCTGAAAAACTGCTTTCTCAGCCACTACCTG ACCCCCAGAAAAGAGAGCTGGCTACATTCTTGTCCTGCCATGCTGGAGCTGTGCTTGTTCCAGAGACATGTGATATGGATGTAACAAGTATTACAA AGTGCAATACCAAGATTCATGACAGAACTGTGGTTGCAGAAAGTTGTCATATCGACCTAAATTCTGAGCAG ATGCCTGAGACGGATGTAAACTCTCAGAACTTTCTCAGTGACCCTAAGCACAAGGCAAAGAATTTCACTAG TTGTCCGGGGGACGAAGAGCAGAATATGGGGAAGAATCATGACAGGCCAAAGTCTTCAGAGAAACAGTCTAGCAAGCACATTGAGCAG GAACCATGCAAAAGAAGAAGCTGGGAGACAGAACGGGCCATGCCTGATGCCCCATGTACGAGTCCATGTACTCCATGTGAGAGTCCTTTGTTGAGCCAGAATTGTAGTCCAAATG ATGAGAGCTGGAGCATGGACCCAGGTGCCGCTCTGTCCCAATATGACACAAGTATCCTTCCTCAACCAGAG CCCAAAATACAGGCAGAGACTGTAGACCTGGACTGCACATACGTGAGTCATAGTTTGCTAGTAACTCACCAAAAGCAGACTGAATTGGACCAGACAAACAGCATCACAG GAATAGGGCAGAAGGCTAATGACAGCTTAGCAAATATCTTTGATACCACTGGGAATGAAGATTATGAGTCCTGCCCTCAGGATGAGATGAGTGCCttggagaaggaggaggaatgTGAAAAACAGAAGGAGGACATGAAACAAGATGAACAGATGGAGGAAGCAAAGTTTATGGATG aagaagagaaacCCAATGGAGATTCTGCTGAGAG TGCTAAGAACAAGTCTGTTGCTTGTGTGGTAGTTGTACGCAAGAAAGCTGAACGAAGAAAACTTCAGGGCCACACATGCAAAGAATGTGAGATT TATTATGCAGACCTCCcggaggaagagagacagaagaaactGTCGTCCTGCTCACGGCATCGTTTTCATTACATTCCCCCTTCCACCCCAGAGAACTTCTGGGACGTGGGCTTCCCTTCTACACAGACTTGCATAGAAAGAG GATACATCAAAGAGGACAACCAGGCAGATCCACGTTTGAGGAGGAGGAAACCTTACCTTGCTACATTCTCACCAAAAGCATTGTAG
- the rbbp8 gene encoding DNA endonuclease RBBP8 isoform X5 — MSSAQCSDEVCTPGSSTRAAESTELFQDLLERLRECHDNAVQGLQLKVNKLKKERCFDAQRLEEFYNKNQHLREQQRTLQESIKVLKERLQSGPCDRCRETEKQMKKTQAVFENLPLLNELQSERNMLKEENRKLSLQLEQLRGQLCMFSFAQTSVSEPEEGMIPDSPKQPLSFPVVNKMKRKRDQSHVRYAEKLLSQPLPDPQKRELATFLSCHAGAVLVPETCDMDVTSITKCNTKIHDRTVVAESCHIDLNSEQMPETDVNSQNFLSDPKHKAKNFTSCPGDEEQNMGKNHDRPKSSEKQSSKHIEQEPCKRRSWETERAMPDAPCTSPCTPCESPLLSQNCSPNDESWSMDPGAALSQYDTSILPQPEPKIQAETVDLDCTYVSHSLLVTHQKQTELDQTNSITGIGQKANDSLANIFDTTGNEDYESCPQDEMSALEKEEECEKQKEDMKQDEQMEEAKFMDANLQFLSHSLNASDPE, encoded by the exons ATGAGCAGTGCTCAGTGTAGTGATGAAGTGTGCACTCCGGGTAGCAGCACGAGAGCCGCCGAGAGCACAGAGCTGTTCCAAGACCTGCTGGAGCGTCTCAGAGAGTGCCATGATAATGCAGTGCAAG gACTGCAGTTAAAAGTCAATAAACTGAAGAAGGAGCGTTGTTT TGATGCGCAAAGACTGGAGGAGTTTTATAACAAGAATCAGCATTTACGTGAGCAACAGAGAACACTGCAGGAATCCATCAAAGTCCTGAAAGAAAG ATTACAATCTGGACCTTGTGATCGctgcagagaaacagaaaagcagatgaaaaaaacacaagctgtGTTTGAAAATCTCCCACTCCTCAATGAACTCC AGTCTGAGAGAAATATGCTTAAAGAAGAGAACAGGAAGCTCAGTCTTCAGCTAGAGCAATTACGTGGACAACT CTGCATGTTTAGTTTTGCGCAGACCTCAGTCTCAGAGCCAGAGGAAGGCATGATCCCAGATTCACCAAAGCAGCCACTGTCCTTTCCTGTAGTCAACAAGATGAAGCGCAAGAGAGATCAGAGCCACGTTCGCTATGCTGAAAAACTGCTTTCTCAGCCACTACCTG ACCCCCAGAAAAGAGAGCTGGCTACATTCTTGTCCTGCCATGCTGGAGCTGTGCTTGTTCCAGAGACATGTGATATGGATGTAACAAGTATTACAA AGTGCAATACCAAGATTCATGACAGAACTGTGGTTGCAGAAAGTTGTCATATCGACCTAAATTCTGAGCAG ATGCCTGAGACGGATGTAAACTCTCAGAACTTTCTCAGTGACCCTAAGCACAAGGCAAAGAATTTCACTAG TTGTCCGGGGGACGAAGAGCAGAATATGGGGAAGAATCATGACAGGCCAAAGTCTTCAGAGAAACAGTCTAGCAAGCACATTGAGCAG GAACCATGCAAAAGAAGAAGCTGGGAGACAGAACGGGCCATGCCTGATGCCCCATGTACGAGTCCATGTACTCCATGTGAGAGTCCTTTGTTGAGCCAGAATTGTAGTCCAAATG ATGAGAGCTGGAGCATGGACCCAGGTGCCGCTCTGTCCCAATATGACACAAGTATCCTTCCTCAACCAGAG CCCAAAATACAGGCAGAGACTGTAGACCTGGACTGCACATACGTGAGTCATAGTTTGCTAGTAACTCACCAAAAGCAGACTGAATTGGACCAGACAAACAGCATCACAG GAATAGGGCAGAAGGCTAATGACAGCTTAGCAAATATCTTTGATACCACTGGGAATGAAGATTATGAGTCCTGCCCTCAGGATGAGATGAGTGCCttggagaaggaggaggaatgTGAAAAACAGAAGGAGGACATGAAACAAGATGAACAGATGGAGGAAGCAAAGTTTATGGATG CCAACCTGCAATTCCTTTCCCACAGTTTGAATGCCTCTGATCCAGAGTAA